The following proteins are co-located in the Triticum aestivum cultivar Chinese Spring chromosome 1A, IWGSC CS RefSeq v2.1, whole genome shotgun sequence genome:
- the LOC123051145 gene encoding uncharacterized protein codes for MVSAAAQVGVLAACVVLFVPMGLAGWHLSRNKVLFFSGALFVSLAVGVHLSPYLPSLPHLLVSSFHPLRPAAPSSSSSASCISVLHRVSWADAEPHGGGRAWSWPPSLAATCGFARLTRDDASTLLNGSWVMVAGDSQARLLVLALLRLLLDPAAAAAAEPELFRRHSDYHAAVPARGISVDFIWAPFESNLTRLLREDLRLAPRTPDVLVLGSGLWHMLHVTDSPQYGEALASIADAANSLRSPLPVPPPHMFWLGLPRLVNPMLNTDAKKEHMNDTMLQAYDREVDERCILRRDGGPFRLLDVGKLSRGCEQQCTADGMHYNGVVYDAVMHIMLNALVIESQQRI; via the coding sequence ATGGTTTCCGCCGCGGCGCAGGTGGGCGTGCTGGCGGCGTGCGTGGTGCTCTTCGTCCCCATGGGGCTCGCCGGCTGGCACCTCAGCCGCAACAAGGTGCTCTTCTTCTCCGGCGCGCTCTTCGTCTCCCTGGCCGTCGGGGTTCACCTCTCCCCGTACCTCCCCTCGCTGCCCCAcctcctcgtctcctccttccACCCCCTCCGCCCCgctgccccgtcctcctcctcctccgcctcctgcaTCTCCGTCCTGCACCGCGTGTCGTGGGCGGACGCCGAGCCCCACGGCGGGGGCCGCGCCTGGTCGTGGCCGCCCTCGCTCGCCGCCACCTGCGGCTTCGCACGGCTGACGCGGGACGACGCCTCGACCCTGCTCAACGGCTCCTGGGTCATGGTGGCCGGGGACTCGCAGGCGCGCCTGCTCGTGCTCGCGCTGCTGCGCCTCCTGCTCGACCCGGCCGCCGCAGCGGCCGCGGAGCCGGAGCTGTTCCGCCGCCACAGCGACTACCACGCTGCCGTGCCGGCGCGGGGCATCTCCGTGGATTTCATATGGGCGCCCTTCGAGAGCAACCTCACGCGTCTGCTTCGCGAGGATCTCCGCCTGGCGCCGCGCACCCCCGACGTGCTCGTGCTCGGATCCGGCCTCTGGCACATGCTCCATGTCACCGACTCCCCGCAGTACGGCGAAGCATTGGCGTCCATTGCTGATGCGGCCAACTCCCTCCGCTCGCCACTCCCCGTGCCACCGCCGCACATGTTCTGGCTCGGCCTGCCGCGGCTTGTCAACCCTATGCTCAACACTGATGCCAAGAAGGAGCATATGAACGACACAATGCTGCAAGCCTATGACCGTGAGGTTGATGAGAGGTGTATCTTGCGCCGTGATGGTGGCCCATTCCGGCTGCTAGATGTGGGAAAGCTCTCCCGGGGATGTGAGCAGCAATGCACGGCCGACGGGATGCATTACAACGGCGTGGTGTATGATGCTGTCATGCATATCATGCTCAATGCTTTAGTGATTGAGTCGCAACAAAGGATCTGA
- the LOC123051161 gene encoding histone H4 encodes MSGRGKGGKGLGKGGAKRHRKVLRDNIQGITKPAIRRLARRGGVKRISGLIYEETRGVLKIFLENVIRDAVTYTEHARRKTVTAMDVVYALKRQGRTLYGFGG; translated from the coding sequence ATGTCAGGCCGAGGCAAGGGAGGCAAGGGCCTGGGAAAGGGCGGCGCGAAGCGGCACAGGAAGGTGCTGCGCGACAACATCCAGGGGATCACGAAGCCGGCGATCCGGCGgctggcgcggcggggcggcgtgaaGCGCATCTCCGGGCTGATCTACGAGGAGACCCGTGGCGTGCtcaagatcttcctcgagaacgTCATCCGCGACGCCGTCACCTACACGGAGCACGCCCGCCGCAAGACCGTCACCGCCATGGACGTCGTCTACGCGCTCAAGCGCCAGGGCCGCACCCTCTACGGCTTTGGCGGCTGA